CCTGAGCCTGCACGAATCTCCTGCGTTCGTGAAAATGAAAGAGGAAGGCAAACTCTGCAAGTCGCCGCTGCGTGATTCCTTCGGTAAATGGGAAAACCTCAAAGTCGTGCTGATCGCCCTGTTCAGCATCAACGCCGGGCAAGCAGTGACGTTTTATGCGGCGCAGTTTTATGTGCTGTTCTTCCTCACCCAGTTCCTGAAAATGGATCCGGCACTGGCCAACAGCCTGTTGATCGTCAGCGTGATCATCGGTGCGCCGTTCTTCATTTTCTTTGGCTGGCTGTCGGACAAGGTCGGGCGCAAACCGGTGTTGATGATCGGCCTGTTGCTGGCCACCGCGCTGTACTTCCCGATCTTCAAGTCCATCGCTCACTACGCCAACCCGGCCATCGACCAGGCCAGTCGCCAGGCGCCGATCACCGTACTGGCCGACCCGGCCACGTGCACCTTCCAGTTCGATCCGGTGGGCAAGGCGAAATTTGACAGCCCTTGCGACAAGGTCAAAACCTTCCTGGTGAAACAGGGCTTGCCCTACACCAGTGAAGCAGCCCCGGCCGGCAGCGACGTGCAGGTCAGCGTTGGTGAGGTAAAAATCGATGGCTACGACGAAGCGGCCCTGCGCGGCGCAGTGACATTGGCGGGGTATCCGTCACAAGCGGATACGCAACAGGTCAACAAGCCGATGATCGTGGCGCTGATGGTGGTGCTGATCATCATCTCCGCCATGTGCTACGGCCCGCTGGCGGCGCTGATGGTCGAACTGTTCCCGACGCGCATCCGCTACACCTCGATGTCCCTGCCTTATCACATCGGTAATGGCTGGTTTGGCGGGTTTCTGCCGACGGTGTCCTTCGCGTTGGTGGTGTATACCGGTGACATTTTCTACGGGCTTTGGTACCCGGTAGTGATTACTGCGGTGAGCCTGGTGGTGGGGATGATTTGTTTGCGTGAGACCAAGAATGTGGATCTGGATACCAACTGACACCTGACTTGATGAATTGATTGGTAGGCCAGCCTGCTAGCGATGGTCGTTAACGATAACGCGCTGTCTGAATGAACGCGCTGTCTGGACGTCCATCGCTGGCAAGCCAGCTCCCACAGGGTTCCGCTGACATCCGCGAGTTCAAATCGGTATCCACTTCCTCAAGTGAACAGAATTACCGCAATCGCGAGCCGTTTTCGCTACTCTGACCCGAAGCATCCATCGCCCCGCCACTCACCCGACCGAGGCACCATGATCATTTCATCCGCATCCGACTACCGCGAGGCAGCCCGCCGCAAACTTCCCCGCTTCCTGTTCGACTACATCGACGGCGGCGCTTATGCCGAGCACACACTGAGGGCCAACAGCGCCGACCTGACGGGTATCAGCCTGCGTCAGCGCATCCTGAAAAACGTCGAAACCCTGAGCCTTGAAACCACCCTCTTCGACCAGCCCCTTGCGATGCCGATCATCCTCGCACCGGTCGGCCTGACAGGCATGTTCGCCCGTCGTGGCGAAGTGCAAGCGGTCAAGGCCGCACAAAACAAAGGCATCCCCCTGTGCCTGTCAACGGTCTCGGTGTGCTCGATCGAAGAAGTGGCGGCCCAAACCCAACAATCCATCTGGTTTCAGCTGTATGTACTGAAAGACAGAGGCTTCATGAAAAATGCCCTGGAGCGGGCCAAGGCCGCCGGGGTGAAAAACCTGGTGTTCACCGTCGATATGCCCACGCCCGGCGCGCGCTACCGGGACGCACACTCGGGGATGTCCGGGCCTTTTGCGTCTTCGCGAAGAATCCTGCAAGCCATGACCAAACCCGACTGGGCCTTCAACGTCGGCCTGATGGGTCGTCCGCATGACTTGGGCAACATCTCGAAGTACCTCGGCAAAGCCGTCACCCTCGAAGACTACATGGGCTGGCTGGCCAACAACTTCGACCCGTCGATCAGCTGGAGCGATCTGGAATGGATACGGGATTTCTGGAAAGGCCCGATGATCATCAAAGGCATCCTCGACCCTCAGGATGCCCGGGACGCAGTCAGCTTTGGCGCGGACGGCATTGTGGTGTCGAACCACGGCGGGCGGCAGCTGGACGGCGTGCTCTCCACCACCAAGGCATTACCGCCGATCATGCAAGCGGTGGGCAATGACCTGACGGTGCTGGTCGACTCGGGAATCCGCTCGGGGCTCGATGTCGTGAGGATGCTGGCGCTGGGCGCGAAAGGCGTGTTGCTTGGGCGTTCCATGGCGTACGCGCTGGCCGCCGACGGTCAACGCGGGGTGGAAAACATGCTGGACATTTTCGCCAAAGAGATGCGCGTGGCGATGACGTTGACCGGGGTCACTTCGATTGGTCAGATTGATGAATCGACGCTGGTGCAGGCGGTTCGGTGAGCTGATCGCAATCATTAAAAAGCCGCGCAATGGCGCGGCTTTTCCCGAGAGGCGAGCGTCAGAAACTCGCTTTGACCGACACCATGAAGTTGCGTGGGTCGCCGTAATAGTTGCCGAAGCTCTCGGTACCGATGGTGGTGTAATAACGCTTGTCGAACAGGTTGTTGCCGTTCAACGCCACCGACCAGGTGTCGTCGATGCGGTAGCCGATCCGACCGTTCCAGATCGCATAACCTGACTGAGTGATCTTGTCGCCAGTGGCCGGAGAGACGCGGAAATTATCGCTTTGCGCGTTGACGCCGGCACCCAGGGTGAACCGCTCGAGAGCACCGCCCAGCGCGTAATCCCCCCACATGCGCAACACGTGTCTCGGCACATAACTGTTGAACGCGGCGCCGTTCAGGCTGGTGTCGATGTCGTCGAGGGTCTTGGTCTGGGTGTAGGTGTAACCCGCGAGCAATTGCAATCGTTCGATCACTTCACCGCTGATCTCGGCCTCGAAGCCCTGGGCGCGCACTTTTCCCGCGTTGACATAGCAGTAGCCATCCGATGACGGGCAAGAGGAATTGAAGTCCGTCTGCGCCTGGTCCTTCTGGATGGTGCGGAAAAGGTTGAACGAGCTGTTCAGGCGACCATCGAACCAGGCGCCCTTGATCCCCAATTCATAACTCTGCCCCACCAGCGGTTTGAGGGCCGAACCGTCTTCCGAACGAAAGTTGCCTTGAGGGGTAAAGATATCCGAGTAGCTGGCGTAAGCCGTCAGGTGCTCGTTCAGGTCCAGCAGCACGCCGGCAAATGGCGTGACCTGGCCTGTCTCCGTGGTGCTGGCGTGTTCCGAGGTGCCTGTATTGATGAAGTCGTAGTCGGTTTCCGAGTTGTACCAGCTCACACGACCGCCGACGACGAGGGTCAACGGATCTGCCAGTTTCAGGCGCAACGTCGAGTAAACGCCTTTCTGTTTGGTCACGGAATTGACCGGCCCGCCGCGAGACGAGTTGTCGATGAAGTAGCTGTCGTCCGGTTCAGGAACATGCTTGTCGGGGTTGAACACATTCTGCCGCTGCGGCAGAAACGCCACTGAGTAGAAGTCGTCTTTTTTCGCACGGCTGGCGTTGAAACCTGCCACCAATTCGTGTTGTTGGCCGAACGCGTCGAACTTGCCGTCCACGTAAGCATCCAGGCCGTAATCGACCTGGTCGTAGTCATACATACTGCCGAGCATACCCGTGGTGTTGGTGCCGGGAGTCACCGCGCCTGAGGCAAACGCGTATTTGATGTCCTGGGTGTTTTTGGTGTAAACGCTTGCGACCTTCAAGGACCAGTCTTCGTTGATTTGATGTTTCAGATCGCTGAAGACGGTGGTGCGCTGGCTGCGCCAGGTGTTCCAGGAAGGGTCGAGGCAGCTGGAGCGGCTGAGTTTCAGGTCACTGCGATCCCGGTAACGCGGCAGACCGCCCCAGCAGGGATTGGCGTCGACGTCTTCATAGGCAACGCCCAGCCCGAGTGTCGTGTCGGGGCTCACATCAAAATCGAGGGCACCGTAATACACCTGATCCTTGCGACTGGCGTCGTCCACAAAGTAATGCCGGCTCTGCTCGGCGACTACCGCCCGGCCGCGCACCGTGCCGGAGTCGTTCAGCGGTCCGCCGGTGTCGACCTGTCCGCGATAATTGTCCCAACTGCCACCGGACAGCGTGATGTCCGTATGCGGCGCGGTCTGGCCGCGCTTGCGCACGAAATTCACCCCGCCGGCCGTGCCACCCGAACCCTTCATCATGCCCGCGGCACCACGAAGGATTTCGACCCGATCGTAATACGCCATGTCACCACTGAAACTGTCGGCCTGAACATAAAGGTTGCCCATATCCAGCGGCACGCCGTCGTACTGGTACTGGCCCGACATACGGAAGCCGCGCGAATAGAAATATTTGCCGCCCATGGTCGAGTCGTAGACAGTAATGCCCGGCGTCTTTTCCATGACCTGTTCGATGGTGTTGAGGTTCTGGTCGTCAAGCATCTTGCGGGTCATCACCGTGACCGATTGCGGCGTTTCCTTGAGCGAGTGCTCGCCCTTGCCGATGGTCACCGCGCCCGTGGTGTACGAGCCGCTGTACTCGGTGGTCGCGCCCAGCATCTGCCCGTTGATGTTGGTCGCCCCCAGTTCCAGTGCCGAGCCGGTGGCCGGTACTGGCCGCAGCACGTAAGTGCCGTTGGCCTGGGGTTCGGCTTGCAGACCGCTGCCGCCCAGAATTCGCGCGAATCCTTCACTCACACCGAACGCCCCCTTGAGTCCGGGGGACTTCAGCCCTTCGGTTTGTCGCGCATCAAAGGAAATGGCGGCGCCCGCCGCACTGGCGAAATGACTGAGGACTTCGGTCAGACTGCCGCCAGCAATGTCGAAGGATTGAACCGAAGTTTGCTGTTGCGCCGCCATCGCCGCGACCGGCCATACGCACATCGACGTTGCCGCGATCAATCCGACGTTCACTGCAATCGCCAGACGACCTGACGTGTAGACCCGAGACATGCTTACCCTCCCCCAAAGATCATCAATAAAACTCACTGAGGGATGAGCCGAACGATGTGAATGAAAAGTGCAAAAGACTGAAATTATTTTTTGTCGCCTCAGCCGGAAACATTGACCCAATAGCGACTGAATCGGCTGATACGCAGGGAAAAACCGCTTTCCAGCGCAGCCAGCGCCAGGTCCGTGTTATCGATGGGGAACGCCCCGGACACCTTCAGATGGGCAATGCGCGGATCACAGCGCAGCACGCCAGTGCGATAGCGCGACAGGTCGGCCAGCAACTCGGCCAACGGACGATTGATGGCGATGATGCTGCCCTGCTGCCAGGCGCCCGTCGAAGCATCATTGCGCCGTACCGTCCCCAGTGAAGCAGGATTGAAACTCAGGGACTGGCCAGCCTCGAGGCGCACCTTCGGGCCAACGCCAGATGAAGTCACTTCCACCGCCTTCTCAAGCACGGCCACCTCGCCGTCCTGATGCCCGGACCGGACGATAAACCGTGTCCCCAGCGCCAGCACCTCGCCATGGCGAGTGACCACCTTGAACGGTCGCTGCGAAGGATCGACAGCGGTCGTGACAAGCATCTCGCCCCACAACAGTTCCAGCACCCGTTGGTGCCCATCGAAACGCAGGTTGACCGACGTGTCGGTATTCAGCAGCAATGAACTGCCATCCGCCAGGCGGAACTCCCGGCGCTCACCCACGGCAGTGCGGAAATCGGCGAACAGGTTCTGGCTTGTTTCACTGCGCCATCCCAACCAACCCAGCGAACCGGCCGAGGCCAGTACCACGACACTACGCAACACCTGCCGACGCGAGCTGTCAGCGCCGCGCAAGGCCGGTGAGGCCAAGGCGCCAGGCACGCGACTCATTTGCTCGCCGACGGCGGCCATGCGCTGCCAGGCTTGAGTGTGCACAGGGTCGGCGAGCAGCCATTCGTTCCATGCCGCGCGATCGGTGTCGGTCGCGACACCTGACTGTAGGCGTGCATACCACTGAGCCGCGACACTGATCGCCTTCAATTCGGCGGGTGAAAGGCTCATGCCAGCTGCAACTGGATTTGCATCAGACAGCAATGCTCCATGGCCTTGGCCATGTGATTGTTGATGGTGCGCACGCTGACGCCCAGGCGCTGGGCAATCTGCGGGTAGGTCAGGCCTTCGAACTGAGACAGAATGAACGCCTGTTTGACCTTCGGCCCCAACCCTTGCAGCAAACGATCGATTTCCATCAGGGCTTGCAGCAGGATCGCCTGCTCTTCCAGCGAAGGTTGTTGCCCTTCGGGCATGGCCGCCAAGGCTTCCAGATACGACTGTTCCAGCGAACGCCGGCGGAACAGGTCAATCAACAAGCCCTTGGCGATCATCGACAGGTACGGCCGCGGCTCGCGTATCTCCAGCGCGTTGCGCGCCTTGATCACCCGGACGAAGGTGTCCTGCGCCAGATCCGCCGCATCGAAGGCGTTACCCAAGCGCTTGCGCAGCCAGCCATTAAGCCAACTGTGGTGGTCGCAATACAGATCATTGACGGCGCTGCGCAGGGACAAATCGTTGGCGGACATGACAATGGAATAATTCGCGACTGATAATGAATCGCATTGTCATCGGTACAGGAGGTGATTGGCAATAGCTGTATTGGCCAAACCCCGCCTCACCCGTAGGTGTGACGGGGTTGTCAGCCTTAGAAGCTCTATCTTCGCTGAAGCGCCCCTCATTCAATGTTTTCGAGAATCTCGAACTTCACTTGATCGGGATAGAAGGCCACATGATTCTTGATTTGTTCTACCGACACTTTGGGGTTTTCATAACTCCATGCCGCATTGGCCCCCTCATGCCCCGTAATCTGCAGGCTGAAATAGCTCGCGTCGCCCTTGTAAGGGCAATAGCTGGTGTGATCGGTGCGGGCAAAATACTGCTCGTGGATGTCCTCCCGCGGGACGTAATACACCGGAGGGTAATTGGCCTCCAGCAGCACCCGCGCGCGGGTGGAAGCGGCCACCTGAATACCGTGAAACTTCACCAGCAGGGTGCCTGGCTGCTCGCCAATGGTGATGACAGGACTGGGACCGGAGCTTTTCATGAAATGCGTTCCTCGGGACGATGATAAACCTGTGGGAGCGTGCGAGCGGCGGTCCGACTTGCCCGCGATGGGGCGCGCAGAGGCCCCAAAACGTGAGAACACAGCTTCAGGTATAACCCAGATTTTTCCATCACGACGGCTTCGCAGCCGAACGGGATCAAGTGCTTTATCCGTCCGTGGACCGGCTCACCGCTTCCCACGCCTCGATTTCACGCGTCATCGCCTCCAGCCGCTCGCGCACCAGCTGCAGCGCATCGCTACCGAGCAACAGGTGCGCAGGTGGCGCCTCACTGTCAATCAACGTCAGCATGGCTCGGGCGGCTTTCACCGGATCGCCCAACTGTTTGCCGCTCTTGTTCTGCCGTGCGCTACGGATCGGGTCGAAAGTGGCATCGTATTCGGCAATGCTGCGTTCGGATCGGCGCATTGAACGCCCGGCCCAATCAGTGCGAAACGATCCCGGTGCAACGGCCGTGACTGCGATGCCGAATGGCTTGAGTTCCTTGTTCAAGGTGTCGGAAATCCCCTCCAGTGCAAATTTGCTCCCGCAGTAATAGGCAATGCCAGGCATCGTGATGAAACCGCCCATGGACGTGATGTTGATGATGTGCCCTGCCCGGCGCTGGCGAAAAAAGGGCACGAAAGCCTTGGTCACCGCCACCGCGCCGAACACATTCACCTCAAACTGCTGGCGCATTTCTTCAAGGGCCGACTCTTCGAAAATACCTTCGTGACCATAACCAGCGTTATTGACCAATACATGCACCGGGCCGAGGCTGGCTTCGACCTCGGCCACCACCGCGTCGATCCGCGCGAAGTCAGTGACATCCAGGCATCGACCGAAAGCCTGTTTCGAGGCATGCGCCTCGAACTCAACCCGCGCCGATTCGCTGCGCACAGTGCCGATCACCCGATGCCCCGCCGCAAGTGCCTCGTTGGCCAACGCCTTGCCGAAACCGCTGCTGACGCCGGTGATGAAGAGGGTCTTTTTTGTACTCATGTTCACATTCCACCCAGGTAGTGCTGCCGCACAGCGCGACAGTCAGGCTCGACACCATGTTAGAAGTGCGCACGCGCTGACTGAACGCTTATTGCTGTGAGTTATTTGCCTAATCCTATGGATTGATTGCTTTACACAGACGGCAGGGCCACATTCAAGCCCAATGAACACGCAGCAGGACCGAACCGTGAACCCATCAGCCGTAGATCAAAACGATTGCCAGCAACGGATGATCGACCTGCTCAGCCGACTCGCTCCGGACGAAGGCTACAACCTTACCGCGCTGGCGGATGTGCGTTTGCTGCGCTCAAACCGTCCGCTGCATCGCACCCCGGTGCTTTACGATCCGGGCATCGTCATCGTCTGCCAGGGGCGCAAACGCGGCTATTGGGGGGAAACGACCTACGTCTACGATGCCCGGCATTATCTGGCGGTGACCGTCCCGGTTCCCTTCACCATGGAAACCGACGCCAGCGAGGACGAACCGCTGCTGGCGATCTATCTGCATCTGGACTTCAACCTCGTCGCCGAACTGATGTTGCAACTCGACGACCAACCGTCGGCCGCGCCCCAAGGCATGTTCGCCTCGCCCATGGAACCGCGCCTGAGCCAATCGGTCCTGAGGCTGCTGGAGGCGCTTGACTCGCCGCTGGACAGTCGCCTGCTCGGACCGGCGCTGGTGCGCGAGGTTTATTACCGGATTCTTACCGGCGCTCAGGGCGGTTCGATGCGCGCCGCCCTCAGCGCCAAAGGCCGATTTGGCCGTATATCCCTGGCCCTGCGAAAAATCCACGCCAGCCTCGGCGAACGGTTGGAGGTGGAAGACCTGGCCAGGGAGGCCAACATGAGCGTGCCGACCTTCCACGCGCATTTCAAAGCGATCACCCACACTTCGCCGATGCAGTACCTGAAGACCACGCGCCTGCATCAGGCCCGCCTGTTGATGGCGCGCAACGGCTGCAGCGTCGCGTCGGCCGCTTCGCAAGTCGGCTATGAAAGCGGTTCGCAGTTCAGTCGCGAATTCAAAAGGCTGTTCGGTCGTACGCCCACCGATGAGGTGACGCGAATGAAAGGCTCGTTCGCCCTGCCGCCTCTGGAGAACGCGCAGTTTGTGTCCTCCCATTGAGCGCCTCGATCTGCAGATCGTTGCAATGTCTGGACATGCACAAGCTGTACATCCATACAGATAAAGATTGCTCCATCGCTCATCAGCCGCCATTCTGTGCACCTTCCGGCAGCTGATGAACGATGGTGGTTATGCGGTTGTACCTCTGTGAAAAACCTTCCCAGGCCAAAGACATTGCGGCCGTGCTCGGCGCTCGGCGTCGCGGCGACGGCTGCTGGCTGGGAACGGACGTCACGGTAACCTGGTGCATCGGCCATCTGCTGGAAACCGCGCCGCCGGATGCCTACGACGCACGTTACAAGCGCTGGGTGTTGGCGGATCTGCCGATCATTCCGGACAAATGGAAAATGACCGTCAAACCGCGCACCGCCAGTCAATACAAGGCCGTCAAACGCTTGCTTGGCGAGGCTGATGAGCTGGTGATCGCCACCGATGCCGACCGTGAGGGCGAAATGATCGCCCGGGAACTGGTGGAGCATTGCCGTTATCGCGGGCCGATCCAGCGATTGTGGCTGTCGGCGCTGGACGATGCGTCGATCCGCAAGGCGTTGGCTGCACTGAAACCGGGAGCGGAGACGTTCAGTCTCTATCATTCGGCATTGGGCCGTTCACGGGCCGACTGGCTGATCGGGATGAACATGAGCCGGTTGTTCACGCTGCTGGGGCGCCAGTCCGGCTACCAGGGCGTGTTGCCGGTCGGTCGGGTGCAAACGCCGACCCTGCGGCTGGTCGTGGATCGCGACCGCAGCATTGCCGATTTCGTCCCCGTGGCTTATTGGGCCATCGACGTGCAGCTGCTGCACGATGGCACCGCGTTCACCGCACAGTGGCGCGCGGCCTCCGACGCTTGCGACGATCAGGATCGCTGCCTCGACCAGGCGCTCGCGCAACAAGCGGCGGCGGCGATTGGCAATGCGGCGAGTGCCCGGGTGATCAAGCTGCGTACCGAGCGGATGCGAGAAGTGGCGCCGCTGCCGTTCGATCTGGGCACCTTGCAGGAAGTCTGCTCGAAGAAGCTTGGCCTCGGCGCCCAGGAAACGCTCGACATCGCCCAGGCGCTTTACGAAACCCACAAGGTCATTACCTATCCGCGCAGTGATTGCGGCTACCTGCCTGTCAGTCAACACAGCGAAGCGCCAGGTATTCTGGCAGCGTTGAGGCAGGCTGATCCGGCCCTCAACGCCTTGCAGGACTACCTGGAACCCCAGCGCCGCTCACGGGCGTGGAACGATGCGAAAGTCAGCGCTCACCACGGCATCATCCCCACTGCCGCGGCAAAAAACCTTGATCGGCTGGCGGGCAAGCAGCGTGCGGTCTATACCCTGATCCGTGCACGTTATCTGGCGCAGTTTCTGCCCAATCATGAATACGACCGGACCCAGGCCGACTTCGACTGCGCCGGTCAAGCCTTGCGCGCCGTCGGCAAGCAGATCATCGAGCCTGGCTGGAAACGCGCCCTGCCCGAGGCCCTCGCCCCGGCCAAGGGCCGCGAAGCGCCAGCGCCACAAACCTTGCCGACATTGGCCGAAGGACGTGAGTGCACGGTGGCCGAGGTGAAGCTCAAGGACCTCTGGACCCAGCCGCCCAAACCCTTCACCGAAGGTGACTTGATCAAAGCGATGAAGAACGTCGCCAAACTGGTGGAAGACCCACTGCTCAAGCAGAAACTCAAGGACACCACCGGGATCGGCACCGAAGCCACCCGCGCCTCGATCATCCAGGGCCTGCTCGACCGCGGTTACCTGATCAAGAACGGGAAGGCACTGGCCGCGACGCCGGCCGCCTTCAGCCTGATCGACGCGGTGCCACGTGCCATTGCCGATCCGGGCACCACGGCGATCTGGGAACAGGCGCTGGACATGGTGCAAAGCGGCGAAATGAGCCTGGAAGAGTTCGTCACCAAACAAGCCGCGTGGATGAGCAAGCAGGTGGCCCGCTGCGCCGGCCTCAGCCTGACCATCAGCGGCCCGGCAAGCCCGGCCGGGCGCGGTGGCGCGCCATGGAAAAACAAACGCAAACCGGCCAAGCGCAAACCCGCGACTGCTGGCACGCGCGCAGCAAAACCGGCGAGCAAGGCGTGATCGGGCAATGGTCTACTGTTCATCAGATCCGCTGACATCAGGAGCGAGCCCGCATGCCCTCGATTGAACTGCACGCCGCACAGCGCGATGAACTGGAAACCATTGAAAACCTGATGCAGTTCTACCTGCACGACTTCAGCGAATGGCTGCCGCTGAAACTCGGCGCGAATGGTTTCTTCAACCTCCAGGACCAACAGGATTACTGGCGAAACCCTGCCACCCGCCCCTTTTTGATCAAGGTCGATGGGGAACTGGCCGGTTTCGTGACCGTGGATGACCGCACCCATCTTCCCGGCGCCGAGCACAACATCGGCTACCTGTTCGTCAGCCGCCGCTTTCGTGGCCAAGGTGTCGCGACGTTTGTCGCATCCACCCTCTTGAGCCAGCTCCCCGGTCAATGGCAGATTTTCCACATCGACGCCAATCAGCCCGCGCGTTTGTTCTGGGCGAGTGTGATTGACGATCTCACCGGCGGCACGTACACACGGCATCAGCAGCCGGTAGACGATTTCCCCTGCACCTTTTATCGCTTCCAAAGCTCACCGCTATCGTCCTGAGTGACGTTCTCCAGTTCCGCTTTCTCATTCCAAACAGCTTTGTCCGACAATATGTAGTGCTTAAAAATAATCACTACAAAACCGTTGACGCCTCCGATTTGCCCTTGCATGATGCAGACATCTCCCCGATCGGGAGTACGGCAACATGTTTGAGCAAGCTCGTCTGACCGCCGAGCTGTTTTTCCCGGATACACGCTGCCCACAAGGCAGATTGAAGAAGCTGACCTGGCCCGAACGTCCAGTACAAGGACGAGAAGCGCTGGCGATCAATCCTCATGAAGCTTGTGGCCGACCCTGAAAACGTCGGTAGTGGCCCGAAGGTTATCGCTGCTTCTCTTCGTTGTGACGCTATTGCGTAGCAGTTATTCAACACGACTACATGCAACAGACGCGGGACCCCGTCATTTCGGCGGCCGACCGCTGACGTCCTGGTTTCGGTGCCAGGGATCAACTAACCGATGGGCTACCTGTATTAGCGAATCAACTTTGAAAGATCACCAAATGGTCAAGGGGCTTTATATGAATCTGAACAATCAACCCACCATCGATGAACTGGCTCGTATGTTCGCTGCGCAAAAAGACAGCCATGACAGCCATATCCTGTGGATCAGCAAATCGGGCCAGGTGCATATCGACTGCCTGTCGCCGCATGCCCATGAAGCCGAGTTCGACCAGAACAACCAGAATCTGCTGGCCCGATTGAAGATGTACCGTCGCGGTCAGGGCTATGTCGGCAAAAAAGCCGCAGCCGACAAAGACTTCATCGGTAATGTTCTGCAAACGCTGAAACAGGCCTGGGCCTCGATGCAGAACCAGAATGAAGTTCGGGTGATTGACCGGTTCTACTGATAATCCAACACAATAAAAAGGCCCCGCTCGAATGA
This DNA window, taken from Pseudomonas fluorescens NCIMB 11764, encodes the following:
- a CDS encoding DNA topoisomerase III codes for the protein MRLYLCEKPSQAKDIAAVLGARRRGDGCWLGTDVTVTWCIGHLLETAPPDAYDARYKRWVLADLPIIPDKWKMTVKPRTASQYKAVKRLLGEADELVIATDADREGEMIARELVEHCRYRGPIQRLWLSALDDASIRKALAALKPGAETFSLYHSALGRSRADWLIGMNMSRLFTLLGRQSGYQGVLPVGRVQTPTLRLVVDRDRSIADFVPVAYWAIDVQLLHDGTAFTAQWRAASDACDDQDRCLDQALAQQAAAAIGNAASARVIKLRTERMREVAPLPFDLGTLQEVCSKKLGLGAQETLDIAQALYETHKVITYPRSDCGYLPVSQHSEAPGILAALRQADPALNALQDYLEPQRRSRAWNDAKVSAHHGIIPTAAAKNLDRLAGKQRAVYTLIRARYLAQFLPNHEYDRTQADFDCAGQALRAVGKQIIEPGWKRALPEALAPAKGREAPAPQTLPTLAEGRECTVAEVKLKDLWTQPPKPFTEGDLIKAMKNVAKLVEDPLLKQKLKDTTGIGTEATRASIIQGLLDRGYLIKNGKALAATPAAFSLIDAVPRAIADPGTTAIWEQALDMVQSGEMSLEEFVTKQAAWMSKQVARCAGLSLTISGPASPAGRGGAPWKNKRKPAKRKPATAGTRAAKPASKA
- a CDS encoding GNAT family N-acetyltransferase, producing MPSIELHAAQRDELETIENLMQFYLHDFSEWLPLKLGANGFFNLQDQQDYWRNPATRPFLIKVDGELAGFVTVDDRTHLPGAEHNIGYLFVSRRFRGQGVATFVASTLLSQLPGQWQIFHIDANQPARLFWASVIDDLTGGTYTRHQQPVDDFPCTFYRFQSSPLSS